From the genome of Candidatus Dormiibacterota bacterium, one region includes:
- a CDS encoding magnesium chelatase produces NVVEREGISVWHPSRFILVGTMNPEEGELRPQLLDRFGLCVDVRGLRSVDERVEIVARRELFEEDPDAFLVSYEESEQAEAERIAGAIANLPGVQVERQVLVAIAALGIELDVDGHRADLVTRKAAQALTAYEGRPRVGLKEVERVAPTVLAHRVKPSPQGGQRTVNIGEILRNAVGAD; encoded by the coding sequence AATGTCGTGGAGCGCGAGGGGATCTCGGTGTGGCACCCGTCGCGGTTCATCCTGGTGGGGACGATGAACCCGGAGGAGGGCGAGCTGCGGCCGCAGCTGCTCGACCGCTTCGGGCTCTGCGTCGACGTCCGCGGCCTGCGCTCGGTCGACGAGCGGGTCGAGATCGTCGCCCGCCGCGAGCTCTTCGAGGAGGATCCCGACGCCTTCCTGGTCAGCTACGAGGAGTCGGAGCAGGCCGAGGCCGAGCGCATCGCCGGCGCCATCGCCAACCTTCCCGGGGTGCAGGTCGAGCGTCAGGTGCTGGTGGCGATCGCCGCCCTCGGCATCGAGCTCGACGTCGACGGTCACCGCGCCGACCTGGTCACGCGCAAGGCGGCCCAGGCGCTCACCGCCTACGAGGGCCGGCCCCGGGTCGGCCTCAAGGAGGTCGAGCGGGTGGCCCCGACCGTGCTCGCGCACCGGGTCAAGCCCTCCCCCCAGGGCGGCCAGCGCACCGTCAACATCGGCGAGATCCTCCGCAACGCCGTCGGCGCCGACTGA
- a CDS encoding alpha/beta hydrolase: MRRLRVAAALAVLFAGVSLSAAPVVPTAAAPAVAPVVRSEVAFTVTNPADPGHTSTVRGTLVRPAGCTSSVLLAEHGLSYGRWAWDFPLDPATYSMAQGLAQRGHAMLAIDELGYGASDHPNGYTLSVQAYAAITDQIVQQLRRGGYASPSGVAPAFTHVGLIGHSAGSEIVELAAGMFGDADALIVTGYEHTPTGVSQDWLAREWIPGDNTRAAQGDYEYFETDPQTRAADMYAAAAADPAVIARDNAMANLTPSAEIWSIGPQPSRAVIGAITAPLLVILAQNDVLFPPAGADTEMSLFAAAQDKTLSIVGGAGHVLTLHRSAPLTTAVVASWLENHEAVMPRC; encoded by the coding sequence ATGCGCCGACTGCGCGTGGCCGCAGCGCTGGCCGTGCTGTTCGCGGGTGTGAGTCTCAGCGCGGCGCCGGTGGTCCCGACCGCCGCGGCCCCCGCGGTCGCCCCGGTGGTCCGGTCCGAGGTGGCCTTCACCGTGACCAACCCCGCCGATCCCGGGCACACGTCCACCGTCCGGGGCACCCTGGTTCGCCCCGCCGGCTGCACCAGCTCGGTGCTCCTCGCCGAGCACGGCCTCTCCTACGGCCGCTGGGCCTGGGACTTCCCGCTCGATCCCGCCACCTACTCGATGGCCCAGGGGCTGGCCCAGCGCGGCCACGCCATGCTCGCCATCGACGAGCTCGGCTACGGCGCCTCCGACCACCCCAACGGCTACACCCTCTCGGTGCAGGCCTACGCCGCGATCACCGACCAGATCGTCCAGCAGCTGCGCCGCGGCGGCTACGCGTCCCCCTCGGGGGTGGCGCCGGCGTTCACCCACGTCGGTCTCATCGGCCACTCCGCCGGCAGCGAGATCGTCGAGCTGGCGGCGGGGATGTTCGGCGACGCCGACGCGCTCATCGTCACCGGCTACGAGCACACCCCCACCGGCGTGTCCCAGGACTGGCTCGCCCGGGAGTGGATCCCCGGCGACAACACCCGGGCGGCGCAGGGCGACTACGAGTACTTCGAGACCGATCCGCAGACCCGCGCCGCCGACATGTACGCCGCCGCCGCCGCCGACCCGGCGGTGATCGCGCGCGACAACGCGATGGCCAACCTCACCCCCTCGGCGGAGATCTGGTCGATCGGCCCGCAGCCCTCGCGGGCGGTCATCGGCGCCATCACCGCACCCCTGCTGGTGATCCTCGCCCAGAACGACGTGCTCTTCCCCCCGGCGGGCGCGGACACGGAGATGTCGCTCTTCGCCGCCGCCCAGGACAAGACCCTGAGCATCGTGGGCGGCGCCGGCCACGTCCTGACCCTGCACCGCAGCGCCCCCCTGACCACCGCGGTGGTCGCGTCGTGGCTCGAGAACCACGAGGCGGTGATGCCCCGCTGCTGA
- a CDS encoding patatin-like phospholipase family protein, which produces MRSAAGQQPNGGPRPDPTGGKRALVLCGGGITGLAYEIGALRALDDLLVDLTVNDFDIFVGTSAGSIAGALLANGVSPSAMAMGMAGINRDLRPPTQLDLYRPNVAELATRMLRLPGLLRDMAWELARHPGKLGGLDFLGMLSPLLPTGIFDHGALSGYLHNIFSLPGLTDDFRELDPELHIVACALDSDERVVFSRFRNAHVPISRAAAASSALPVLFKPIRIDGVDYVDGGIKGNASIDVAVEQGASLIVVVNPIVPLDARAMNVSDAMREQMGGQMGSRLSDLGLRGVYNQVLRGMLHDGLRDHIRNVRNRHPDVDILLIEPRPDDEKMFFHEIMSFSARLMVLQHGYESVSTGLYDTWGYLRRILPRHGVHITRRVLDRKPTEVPVEVSGGVLQRLLRQTVLDRRPRRLEEEPDEELRAIG; this is translated from the coding sequence ATGCGGTCAGCCGCCGGTCAGCAGCCCAATGGCGGACCTCGACCCGACCCCACCGGCGGCAAGCGCGCCCTGGTGCTCTGCGGCGGTGGGATCACCGGCCTCGCCTACGAGATCGGGGCGCTGCGGGCGCTCGACGATCTCCTCGTCGACCTCACCGTCAACGACTTCGACATCTTCGTGGGCACCAGCGCGGGCTCGATCGCCGGCGCCCTGCTCGCCAACGGGGTCAGCCCCTCGGCGATGGCGATGGGGATGGCGGGGATCAACCGCGACCTCCGTCCGCCCACCCAGCTCGACCTCTACCGGCCCAACGTCGCCGAGCTCGCCACCCGGATGCTCCGCCTGCCCGGCCTGCTCCGGGACATGGCCTGGGAGCTGGCCCGCCACCCCGGCAAGCTGGGCGGCCTCGACTTCCTCGGGATGCTGAGCCCGCTCCTGCCCACCGGGATCTTCGACCACGGCGCGCTCTCCGGATACCTGCACAACATCTTCAGCCTGCCCGGCCTGACCGACGACTTCCGCGAGCTCGACCCCGAGCTGCACATCGTCGCCTGCGCGCTCGACTCCGACGAGCGGGTGGTGTTCTCGCGCTTCCGGAACGCCCACGTCCCGATCAGCCGCGCCGCGGCGGCGAGCTCGGCCCTGCCGGTGCTCTTCAAGCCGATCCGGATCGACGGCGTCGACTACGTCGACGGCGGCATCAAGGGGAATGCCTCGATCGACGTCGCCGTCGAGCAGGGGGCGAGCCTGATCGTGGTGGTCAACCCGATCGTGCCCCTCGACGCGCGGGCGATGAACGTCTCCGACGCGATGCGCGAGCAGATGGGCGGGCAGATGGGCAGCCGGCTCAGCGACCTGGGCCTGCGCGGCGTCTACAACCAGGTGCTGCGCGGCATGCTCCACGACGGGCTGCGCGACCACATCCGCAACGTGCGCAACCGACATCCCGACGTCGACATCCTGCTGATCGAGCCGCGTCCCGACGACGAGAAGATGTTCTTCCACGAGATCATGTCGTTCTCGGCGCGGCTGATGGTCCTCCAGCACGGCTACGAGTCGGTCTCCACCGGCCTCTACGACACCTGGGGCTACCTCCGCCGGATCCTGCCCCGCCACGGCGTGCACATCACCCGCCGGGTGCTCGACCGCAAGCCCACCGAGGTGCCGGTCGAGGTCAGCGGCGGCGTGCTCCAGCGGCTGCTCCGCCAGACCGTCCTCGACCGGCGCCCCCGCCGCCTCGAGGAGGAGCCCGACGAGGAGCTGCGGGCGATCGGCTAG